CGGCACGGGAATTCGGCTTCGCCGTCCAGATGGGCGGCGCGGACTTCACCACCTGGATCTACCGCATGGTGCCGACACCGCACGGTTGCGAGCTCAGCGAAGAGATGACCATGTGTGTCGACCTTCCCACGGTCGCGTTGCTGTTCGAACGTATCGCGCTGCGGGTCAAGGACCGCCGAACCGACCTGCAGGGCAATATCGACCAGTCGCTTCGTACCATCCGGCGCATCGCCGAGACCTCGACCCAGCCGAACGATGCGGTCCTACCGTGAACGCCGGTGCCTCAGACGCCGAGGTGTTCGACCATATCGTCGTCGGGGCCGGCTCGGCCGGGTGCGTGATCGCCGCACGGCTGGCTGCAGCCGGAGCTCGGGTCGGCCTACTGGAGGCCGGCGGCACCGACCGCCGCCCCGATGTGCGGCTGCCGCTGGGCATCGCGTCCCTGTTCGCGACCGCGAATTGGCGATATCCCATGCTGCCCGATCCGAGCAAGCACGATCAACCCGGTGCATTCGCGGCCGGTCGGATCATCGGTGGCAGTGGGTCGATCAACGCGATGGTCTACGTGCGAGGACGTGCCGCCGACTACCGACGCTGGGCACTAGCCGGTGCCACCGGATGGGACCACGAGGATGTGCTGCCGGCGTTTCGGGCCCTGGAGAACTGGTGCGACGGTGCCGACGAGTTCCGCGGCTCCGGCGGCCCGATCGACGTGAGCTGGTGCGGACACACCCACCCGCTCGACGCGGCCTTCCTCGACGCTGCCGCCGAATCCGGCTTTGACCGTAATCCGGACCACAACGGCGCGTCACAGCTCGGTGCCGGCCCGGCCCAGGTGAATCAACGGCGCGGCCTGCGCTGCTCGGCGGCGACCGGATTTCTCCGCGCCCTGCCCGCCGACCGGCGACCGCGCGTCATCACCCGGGCACCGGTCGACCGGGTCGTGCTCGAGCGCGGTCGGGCCATCGGGGTCATGACCCGCGGGCGACTCCTGCGTGCCGAGCACGATGTCATCCTCAGTGCAGGCGCGATCGGTACACCGGCCGTGCTGTTGAGATCGGGAATCGGACCCGGTGGCACCGCCGCGGATCTGTCCGGTGTGGGCCAGAATCTTCAGGACCACCTCGTGGTGGCACAGCACTGGTCCAGTCATGTGCCCACGATCAACTCCCTGACCGCGCCGCAGGCGGCACGGGCACTGGGCTCGCTGGCCGCGCGTGGCTCCGGCCCGCTGACCACCACACCGTTCGAGGCGCAGCTTTTCACCGACGATTTCCAGATCGCGATATCGCCCATCCACTATCAGCTCGATCCGCTCCGGGGACGGGCCAGGATCGGACGCGCCGACGCATTCACGGTCTACACCGTGCTGCTGCACCCGCGATCCCGTGGGCACGTCGAGTTACGCAACGGCAAACCGGTGGTGCGTCATCACCGGTTGGCCGACGCCCAGGATCGCGCCGATCTGCTCTCCGGCGCCGCACTGGCCCGCGAGCTGGTGGAATCCACATCGGCAAT
The sequence above is drawn from the Mycolicibacterium neoaurum VKM Ac-1815D genome and encodes:
- a CDS encoding GMC family oxidoreductase, with amino-acid sequence MNAGASDAEVFDHIVVGAGSAGCVIAARLAAAGARVGLLEAGGTDRRPDVRLPLGIASLFATANWRYPMLPDPSKHDQPGAFAAGRIIGGSGSINAMVYVRGRAADYRRWALAGATGWDHEDVLPAFRALENWCDGADEFRGSGGPIDVSWCGHTHPLDAAFLDAAAESGFDRNPDHNGASQLGAGPAQVNQRRGLRCSAATGFLRALPADRRPRVITRAPVDRVVLERGRAIGVMTRGRLLRAEHDVILSAGAIGTPAVLLRSGIGPGGTAADLSGVGQNLQDHLVVAQHWSSHVPTINSLTAPQAARALGSLAARGSGPLTTTPFEAQLFTDDFQIAISPIHYQLDPLRGRARIGRADAFTVYTVLLHPRSRGHVELRNGKPVVRHHRLADAQDRADLLSGAALARELVESTSAMRPMAGRYLDDTGDFDADWLGDKESSIYHAVGTCRMGTDDNAVVGPDLRVHAVDGLRVADASIMPNITSGNTNAPSMMIGYRAADVILHG
- a CDS encoding SRPBCC family protein encodes the protein MSTTLRKGDRVGGRTVVRASARHVYDIVSDIRRIPEWSPECIRAEWTGPQQFRGSNRRRFGRWSTTVRIIADDPAREFGFAVQMGGADFTTWIYRMVPTPHGCELSEEMTMCVDLPTVALLFERIALRVKDRRTDLQGNIDQSLRTIRRIAETSTQPNDAVLP